The region AACTTTCATACAttcacatatatttcaaatagctTTATAATAGAGAGTGTGTATAGCAAATTAAAATCCTAAATAAATGTTTGCCAACTATGTATAACATTGAATCTCAGTTCTGATGCAATCCCTAgtttaaaatatagataaaatcATAGCTAATCCAAAAATTGCCAAACTGATTGCAGAAATCTTGGTACCCAGAGCAGGGACACTGTCTTCTGGCATAGGAATAAACTTGATTGCTTGTGCAATGTTAGAAACCTCTGAGATGAGATTGGCTTCATTGATGGCTCGGACTGCAATATAGAAGTTGGTGCCATTTTCTATTCTAAAAGGTTCTGGCTTAAATTCAAAATTTTCTACTGAGCCGGCCTCCTTAGGTTTTAGACTAGAAGTATTCACTAAAGTAGCATTGTCAAAATCTTCTTGGAGATCCACGAAACTCTTACTTCTTCTTATAATGTAGCTGTTGGCTGGAAAACAAATAGATATTTCACATATGTTAGAATTACTACGTGCCTTATTGCTACgacattgttttacatttaagaGTCCATCAGAAATGCACACTGGGTTTTTGTCTGGTTAttccatcttctttattttaagaacAAATATGTGAACAGTTTTTTATCTAGTTATCTAATCAcaaagaatttaatttaaaattgtataGTACTAAAAATGGatctcaattttttaagaaatagaaatatgaaGAACTGAGTCTACTTTTGATTTAGCACAAGGAACACAATAATGTTTGAGTATAGTAAAGACATTCAGTACCTTATGTCTGTGCTATTTTCCATTAAGCTGAGAGAGGGAGTTATAAAATGGATGAATAAGAGAGCAGATAAGTAGAGTAGGAACCAGGGATATGGACAAAGAGCAAAGGGAGGCAAAGAGTCTGGAATGTGTACTAATTAAACATGTTTTAAGAGTCAGGCAGAGTTTGACTAGCACCTTAGTTCTACTACTTTCTAgctataagaaagaaaattttatttaatatttcttagttttcttaactataaaaagaatcaatcattcctttcatccaacaaatatatatggaatgctagtgatgaaaattatatatgaaaatgcATGAAAAGTGTTTAGCACAATGTCTgggacttaataaatgtttgaaatattagttattattactgttactttatcaagaaaggaaagaaagataatacaaatgtttcatttcaaaaTGCTTTTAGAAATCCATCAGAGccataaagaaatatattttaacattagGAAATGCCGTGAACAATAAAACATCGAATGTCTTTTTTTGAAGTGAAGACTTTATTTCATGAAATGTTGAAGATGTTTTAAGTATGTGATGAATAACTTAaatttagggttttctttttaattcaggaCCTGTGCCTTAACATCTGAGTCTTTTAATAAATACATCTTATCGATCTGATCTTTTCCACTACTCTTCACATCCTCTCTGCGTTTAATTTTGGTGGGTCTATTTAACTATCCATCCATCCCTTACTttaattcaaatatttcattGTGAAATTTTGCTTTCTTGACTTTGAGCTTATTATTTGGTTCCTTTTCTCTCTGACGTGAATCCCTGGAATGTGCTTCCCTCTCCCTATCTATGCAAATTGTACTTATTCTTCAAGGCCCAACAGGTGGTTCAGTTTCTCCTTGAAGTCTTGGTTATGTATTTCATCACTTGATGACTCTCTTCTATGAACTCTTTCTGCTTGGGAAGGAGCTTTCCAATTTTATGAAGGTTCAGTTTATGTTTTCAATGTGAATTACTTCTGGGCCCccaaagacacatgaaaagtgcCCAACATCaccaatcatcagggaaatgcaaatcaaaactaccttgCACCTGTCAGAatatgtattattaaaaaaacaacaaaaaacaagtgTTGGCcaaaatgtagagaaaagggaaccctcttgcgctgttgctgggaatgtaaattgctgcaccactatggaaaacagtatgctactgctaagtcacttcagtcgtgttcaactctgtgcgaccccatggacggcaggctcccccgtccctgggattctccaggcaagaacactggagtgggttgccatttccttctccaatgcatgaaagtgaaaagtgaaagtgaagtcactcagtcgtgtccgactcttcgcgactgcatggactgcagcctaccaggctcctctgtccatgggattttccaggcaagagtactggagtggggtaccattgccttctccaggaaaacagtatagaagttACTAAAAACATTAAAAGTAGAATgattgtatgatccagcaattctgatTCTGGGTATTtttctcaagaaaacaaaaacactaattcaaaaagatatatgcacttctatgttcattgcagcattatttgcaatagccaagatatggagcagcctaagtgtccattgataggtgaatggatatatgtatataaaaaatatataaaaatatatatatataaatattttaatatatataatatatatctaaatatatataaaaaatatataaaatactggagtgggtggcctatcccttctccaggggatcttcccaacccagaaattgaactgtctcctgcatcacaggtgaattctctaccagctgaactACTACAGAAGtcctatatatacatacttacacacaacagaatattaatcagccataaaaagaatgagatcttGTATTGCAtgaccacatggatggacctaggggtattatgctaagtgaactaagtcagacagaaaagacaaataccatgtgatttcatttatatgtggaatctaaaaaacaaaacaaatgaacaaatataacaaaatagaaataaactcaTCAATACATAGGACAAAGAAGTATTTGCCAAatgggaggggagtggggggagtGAGTGAAGTCTGTAAgggaaattaagaggtacaaacttccagttacaaaataaatgagtcatggtgATGAATTGTGTGTATGGAGAAAGTTGTCAATAATACTATggtaactttgtatggtgacagatggtaaccagATTTAAAGTGGTAATCATTTTGTACTGTATAGATATATCAAATCACTATATTATGTATTGAGAACTAAAATAGTGTTGTAGATCAattgtactttaataaaaatattactttttggccaaaaatgtttattcagttgATGCCCAAAATGACGAAATTAGAGGATCATAAAATATTAGAATTATATCTACTTGTTTTAGTAATTCTAGGCCATCTAGTCTGATTTGCATATATGACAGATATGGAAATTGGGTCCCAGTAAATTTAAGTTTTTCATTCAAAATTATATAGGCTATTCGTTTATGTTTTGAGATACTGCTACTACCTCATTTTGTAATGTCTAAGGGTAAAATTTGATAGAGCTACAATATCTTCCTATTAGTTACAAGAAAAGAGGGAGATCAGATCCCACCTATTGTAGGAGTTTGAGGTTAAACACACTGAAGTTCTTTGAaatactttcttccttcttttagtTCCTGTAAGCAGCATAAGGGACATTTATTATGAATCCAGCCTTAATCTAAAGGCTTACTCTTAACTGAATTCAAGTTAGAACTAAACATACAGTCAGATAATTTCATTTATGGCTTTTTCAgtgaaagtatatatatatatttttcaccaTAGTTTTAAGGGCCATAATGTATTTCAGAAGCTGTCATGATAAGAGTCTCAGTACTGAAGTACAAAGAGCTCTTTGTAGGTATTTTATGTTTCCTTTGGCTtcagaatgatttttttcattgtgtaataataacaaaaataaatataactacATAGGAAATGAAAGATTAAGAAGCATCATTTCTTTTGAAAGCATATAGTGAGGGGTGTATTATAATCCAAGTGAAGGAGCATTGAAAGTCACTTTTAAGCACTGACAACCTCTGAGTTATTGTCTGTTGATATGCATATTACTTTCATTTTACCActttaaagggaaaataataagATTGGCTTTACCCCATAAGAATCTTCTAGTCTAGCACAATTCTGGAATATGAcagtcattcaataaatactaattTAATTTAGTTAAATTTAAAGCAAAGCTAAAAGTGATATAAGCTTTTTGGAATGAGGGCAGTTTATTATGAGGAACTTTGAATGAATGAGATATTTTGACCTTGAAATTTAATTCAAACTCCATAGCCAAATCTCTGCTTGTGATCCTCTCTTTGGGACATCTTCACTTAAATTTGTTAACTTCTTTTATTCTTCAAGACTTAGGTAAGGGATAGTCTTCCCTGAAAAGTTCTTTAAGATATACCTTGTGATCTTAACCTTGAACTATTAATAGAAGTGGCCATCCAATGGTGTATCTCATTATATtctataaaattatcttttattttcaagagCTATCTTCTCTACTTAACTGTTGAGAGTAGGGTTTATTTCTTAAGAACCTAATAGTTTTTGAAACATCAATAAAaggtcaatgaatgaatgaaattgtgCAAGTACAGAAATACTTAGAAAAAATTTTCTCTGTTAGGAAATCAGTCTTCTCAAAGAATTTCTAAGATAGTTCATTTTGTGAGAGGCAGTTTGGTACAACAGAATCTGATGAGAGTGAGTTAGActtctaatttttattaaatatagaaGTAATTTGGGCCAATTCATTATCTCTTGGGGCTTAAGTTTTCACATATGAAAACAGGTGACTGATAGTACACAAtctatatatgttatttataaatAGGACATTAGAAAGTTTTGAGCAAATGAAAGCCTGTGGGATTTCTTGCAGTATATAATATTTAACAATATAATATCACACTTACCTTTTCCTTTATCTAGGACATTGCCAGGGGCTGTCCATGAGAGTTGAATATGatattctttaaattttgctTCAAGGTCTATAATTTTATTGGGTGGGAGCACAGAAGGGTGATTACCAGGAGGAGGAGCTCCTGATACAGTAAACGATCCTCCAGAGGTTAGTCTGTTAAAGTCTTCTATTTCAGCTTTTGCCAGGTCATCTTTGACTTCAGGTCTGGGTGGGTTCAGTATAATTTTACCTACCAAAAAAGCAATTTTGTAACTTCATATTGCCATATCTATTCTTGTTATCTCATTTGCAGCTGTAGAGGGGTTAATATTGAGTGATAGTAGCAGCTATTGAAAAAGTGATAACTTTTAGTgaaaaaaagcttattttattggtgttattttaaaattgatgagGAGATATTATGAAATATTAGTACTATTGTTTACCCCATCTGTCTTTATTCTTGACTCTAAATTCTTTGAGGACAAGGATGGCCCCTTATTTATCTCTGTAGCTCCAGTATATAGCAAAATGCTTGCCAcagtaaatttttttcagtgtaaTTGAAATGAACTGAGGGAGATGTAAACAAAACTAGGTCCCTCATAATAAATATGGTTTTGAAACATAAAGTTGATTATATAACTCTATACTTAGGTTTTCCATGATAagttccttcagtcatgtccaactctttgcaacctcgtggactgtagccagccaggcttctctgtccagggcgattcttcaggcaagaatactggaatgggttgccatttcctcctccaggagttcttcccagccctgggatggaactcatgtctcttacatctcctgcattggcatgtgggttctttaccactagtgccgcctctATGgtacctttcttttcttcttttttttcttttttccatggtACCTTTTAATTTGAATGCTTGTCACATATAATTTACCTAGATAAATgacatatttctattttaatgcCACTTACCATTTTCAATATAGCCTGGTATATACAGGGCTTTGTTCTGTGGTTGTCTTAAACTTAGCCTAGCCATGTTGTTTCTTGCCTGGGCATGTACTTTTAAACTGTATCTACCATTTCCATGGTAATCTGTAAAATATCTTGAATAGATGCCATCATTCTTGACAGTATCAGCACCTTGATATTGAAATGTAATATTAGATAtaccacaaaataaaaatgacaacatCAACTGTTTATGAACCCTAGTGATGCAAGCTATTTTGGAGGATAGTATAGCACAATTTTTTAAGTACATGAATCCAAGAATCAGGCCACTTGGGTTCAAAGTCTGGTTTGGCCACTTGCCAACCTTTGACTTTGGAAAAGTGTAATTCATGGTAAACATTCAATtaatgttagttattattatttcataaGAGAATCCTATTGAAATAGGAAAATGTAACTAAACTGGAGAAAGCAAATGTAAAACACTGATActaatgaaaatagagaaaaattgtACTCTGTTATATGGGAAAAgtaaaattattcataaaatttaaagaagaaaatatgcttATGTTCACGCCTAGACAAGATAACTAAGTGAAAGGTTAAGAAGTTTTAAAAGcattataattaaatttaattcacCTAAAGTatgtttctttggatatatagGAAATCCTGACTTCTAAGACATGTGACTGTAGTAGAATTTTAAGTTCAGTGGAAGTTGATGCAGATTCTTATTACCTGCACCATTGTCCCAGAGCTCCAATGTTACTTCATGTCCATCTTCAGTTTCTATAATGGCAGTTACATTGATTCCCAGTACAGGCAAAAACCCTTGACTGACTTGTGCATAAACAATCACTGGGCTAGGGTAATGTGCTGTATTTCGACTCATGTGAGCTGTTGCAGTTACTGGGGGTGTAGTTGGACTTCTTGCTCGAGTGGTCACTGTCACTGTTAGCATTTGAGAGCTGGCATGATTATTTAGAAGGCTGTAAGTCCAAGTACctgtctgaaaattaaaaaaaacatctattttagaGCTTTTGTAATATATTCCTACTCCTATATGAgatgttgtcttcattttttctccttaaaattgGTTGATAAagcatggagaaaataaaaaaaatatttttacctctGCAATACCAGGTATTCGAAGACGAGCAGAATGAATATTTAGGTTATCTTCTTTGAAATCTGaggttttatatttctttccttttggatcCTGGAGAAGAATTTCTGGCTTTTGTATTGTCCATGTGACAACAAAGAAAGTGTCATTTCCAATTGTACTGTCTATGGGCACCGTACCATTTAACCATTTCTTTCCTGTAATTCCCAAGGCTTTGCTTTCCAACTGTTAACGTAAATATAAACAACAAACACATGAGACTGATTTGTTATTACAGCTAATAAGATTTCAAAGATTAGTCAGTTCAGAGAAATTCTAAATATACTTTTAAGATTTCAGTTAAAATAACCAAGACTTAGGCTGAATGTTTATAttgattaaaaatagaataatccAAAGAAAAAGTGACTATAAGTatcacaaaaagcaaattcagtaGGATGTTTTTCTTCTGGAACCTGAAATGTTTTCAGACAGATGAGTTATTTATTAGAGAAAGAAGTTAGTATTTAGGACAATAAAAATTTGTTACaagtgtgaaaaggcaaataatttttttaagatactgACCTGAACAGTCTGCTGAGTGATACTGCCACTTCTAGATGAAATTCTACTGAACGCATTAGTAAGGCCATTTATGTCTTTATTGGCATAAAACTGATTTCCTcctaaaatggaattttatttcttttataatattaattttgttttatttgaaaaatttttactgaaatatagttgtttaacaaaatgttagtttcaggtatgtagcaaagtgaatcatttatacatttatccattctttttttagattcttttgccGTATAGgacattacagaatattgagtagagttctctgtgctatacagtaggtctttattagttatctgttttatatacagtagtgtttatatgtcaatcctaatctcccaatttatctttCCCCAGCTCCTTttgcccctggtaaccataaatttgttttctacgtctgtgactctgtttctgttttataaataagttcatttgtaccattttttagagattccacatataagtgatatcataggtctgtctttctctgtctgacttacttcactcagtttgacaatctctaggtccatccatgttgctgcaaacagcaGTATTTagttctcttttatggctgagtcatattccatagGATTCTAATTTTAAGTGGGAAAGTCATATTTGATACTATACTCTTATCAATATactataaaatacattaaaaatttctttttaaacttaaaaaagatGAATTTTCCAGACCTTAGGAACTTTTAGTATATCAGTATCCTAGATGTAATGCTACAATAAGTAAACCTTGCTCAAAATATcttagaataaagaagaaaactgaccaaattatattattttaaaatcaatcgCTAGACTTAAGTGCTTGCCACGTTAGTAAAGCTTATCTAATCACCAAataatgttataaaaattaaagacaatattAAACTAGCTGCTTATTTTCTGGTTGTATTAAGATATACCAAAACGATTAGAGAATGATAGTgtagaataaagtaaaattgattaaagaaagtgaaagtaaagtgaaagtgaagtcgctcaatcgtgtccaactctaccaccctgtggactgtagcccgccagcctcctccgtccatgaaattctccaggcaagaatactggagtgggttgccatttccttctccaggggatcttcctgacccagggaccgaacccaggtctcccgcattgcaggcagacactttaacctctgagccaccaggaaagccctaaaatTGATTAAATGCAGATACTAAATGACGCAAGAGTTAATGAAGAGGGAGATAACTTAGGTGTCAGGAGCTGGAAAAGCGTGGATTGCAGAGAAGATTTGGTATTCAGTTCTCTaactctgctgtgctgtgcttagttgctagttgtgtccaactctgagacccacggactgtagcccaccaggctgtctgtctttggggattctccaggcaagaatgctggagtggattgccagctcctcctccctggatcttcccagcccagggattgaatctgggtctgcCGCATTGTAAGTGGgttcttaaccatctgaaccaccaaggaagcccaagaatagtggagtgggtagcctatcccttttccaggggatcttcctgacccaggaatcgaacccaagtctcctgcattgcaggcagattctttaccagctgagctaccagggaagccctgtcttacTATATTGCTTTGGGCAAATAATTTGTATTCTCTAGATTTTACATTTCTTCCTCAATAAAATAGTGCTAGCTGAATCTCTACTGTAATATTGAGCAGGTAAAATATTGAGTAAGAATTTTGGAACTGCAGTTGAGTAAGTCCAGTAACCATGAGAGCAAAGGTTCATTTGATGGTAAAAAGTGATGAGAAATGATTGAAGACAACACAATATTGACTAATGTTAGAAGAAGCTATTATAGGtaaaagagagagaagtgaaaTGGGGTGAGGAAAGATTAATTTGAAGgatgaagagaaggaaaggacaaagaTGAATTTTTTAGGACAGGAAAATTTTGAGCAGTTTATACTTTAAGGGGAAAGAGTCCCTGGAATGAGAGAAactgaaaatgtattttctattcaAACTCTATTCCAAAGGTTTACCTGTCATATCTGACAGTGTCTCCAGTTCTTCGGCAGCAGAAGGTCCCAGAGCAATggtgtgaatgatcacaccacttTGTTTTACCTCCTCAATGCATAAGTGTATTTCATTATCTTCCCCATCAGTTAGCAGTATGATTTCAGAACCAGAAGTGCTCTGGTGACTCTGGATAATTGCCTAATGTTGAAAAACcagactattatgaataattagAGAATATCTTATCTACATACATACAAACTAAGAATAAACCTCTTCTTTAATCTTGGAAAAGTCTTTAGGCCTATACATCAGAGTAGGCAAAAGAAAACTTCGTGTTGTCATTCCAGGTTGAGCTAGCTTGGAAATGAGTGTAATGTACAATGGTCTTGTAGGTTTCCAAAGGCAGAATGTTAACAGTGCTTTCACATATACTCAAGCTATCCAAGACAGAAAGAATATAACACTTAGAACACTAACGTACAGTAAATATTCAGTGAATGCTAACTATTATTATCTCAGGAGATACTTGGGGTTGGACCCGATGACCCAGGCAGTTTTGGTAATTTGCAGACTAGACAACATTTGTAAAACCATGACTGAAGGCAGGTATGCAAAGTTAAATGATGTGACTTGTGTCTTTTTATACATGTTAGTAGATAATTAAAGAATCTTAGGATTTCCTGGAAAAAACATTGACCTGTCATGAAGAAGGAAGTTCATGAATTTATCAAATACTGTAATTTTGGGGGGGTggtattttcctgattttttacCAAAAATAGTGGCTAACACAATTTACTCAGGAAATAGAGAGTAAATTCTAGCTCTTCCATTTGCTGAATTGAATAGCTAGTGTTTAGTCTCTCtgtagtatatgtatatataacatatatgtatatgtgaatataatttatatttataataaagttcTATAAAGAGTTCAGTGTAATGATTACCTTTTGGAACTTTGGAGTAAGAAAGACCAGGTTTTGATCATGATTTTGCCAATTACTGATTATATGACCTTGagaaagatatttaattattctgtacctcagtttctttatgtgCAAAATAGGCATAATAATAGTGCCTGACTAAAAATTAATGGTAGCAATAAAGTAAGATTATGAATGAAAAGCATTTAATATGGGCACTAATAATGCTCTAGAAATTTCAGATATTATTGCTATGATTCTGTAAGTAAAAGCTTATATGATTTCATTACATAAGTAATTAagaggtttttatttgtttgaatgTAATTTGATATAATCTTTTCAGCAATAGTCTGTGGTCAAAATGTCATATAACACATatcaaaacaataagaaaaacttTTGAACTAATATGTGAGGTGGAAATCACTCCCGTAGAACAGAatataggaaaaagaatgaaaaaaaatgaagatagtcTAAGAGACCCCTGGGACAGCATTAAACTCACCAACACTCACATTTTAGGGGTCCcagaagtagaagagagagaggaaggacctgaggaaatatctgaagagataataactgaaacttccctaacatgggaatgGAAATAGTcgaccaagtccaggaagcatagAGAGTCTcaggaaggataaacccaaggagcaacacactgagacacatagtaatcaaactgagaaaaattaaagacaaagataaaatatttaaaacaacaagGAAAAATGACAACATACAAGAGAACTCCCatcaggttatcagctgatttctcaacaatAACTCTACaaaccagaagggaatgacatgatatatttaaagtgatgaaagggaagaatctaCATCCAAGAATATTCTACATaacaagactctcattcagatttgatggagaaatcaaaagctttccagataagcaaaagttgagagaattcagtgtcaccaaaccagctttacaacaaatgctaaaggaacttgtAGGCAGGAAACAAGACgagaaaaagacctacaaaaaataaacccaaaactattaagaaaatggtaataggaccATACATAtccataattaccttaaatgtaaatggattaaatgcaccaactaaaagacatagactggctgggcggataaaaacatgtgcatgtaggtacttccacttaccacatcactttGCTTGACCCCCCaaactgtatgtaattattttatattgttaggttaatcatgtccCGATTATGGCCTGTGATTgtaattatctttcattttttgtctggctattgattatgAAAacagataaacatcttttactattgaaaaaaactatttaaatggGAGACCTCTATGCTCCCAACTCTTGTAAGAGAGCTGGACaatattaaaagtaataataaatgcaaatgatacttataaaagcatttttattttacctgAAATCCTGCTTTGAGCCCCCTACAAATTGAAGTTCCACCACTAGCTTTTTGAGGCAGATTTGCAGTGATATTTTTGTAAACATTATCATCAGTTATTTTTGTTAGATTATTTCGGATTTCAGCAACACTGTCAAATGTAACCATCCCAACCAAGGAGTCCTTTTCAATAACTTGAATCAAGTATAATTCTGCTGCTTGATTCATTCGAAAGAGACGATCTTCCtgtaagaaaagaaagtgaaagtgaagtcgctcagtcctgtctgaccctttgccaccctgtggactgtagcctaccaggctcctcactccatgggattctccaggaaagaatagtggaatgggttgccatttccttctccaggggatcttcctgacccagggatcgaacccgggtctcccgcattgagggcagatgctttaacctctgagccaccagggaagcaagcccCTGTTTATTTTAATATCCCTAACAAATTCTTATAATTTAAACTAAAGGGATTAAATAATTCCAGTAATCATTGAATCAATTATTGTGGCATGTCTGAACAATCCCTCAGTTTCCTCCAATCTTGACAGACTGGTGAAAAGAAAGTTCATGGCCAGAGAGCATGGTAATAATTGATTACTGTATTTTAGCATTTAACttcattatattaaaaagaaatattaaataaaagctttaaaagtcAGTCATGTTATACTTGGGAAAGCCTTGAAAATGTATACCGTCTTCTTTAACaataaggaaataatttaaagCATACACAAAAATGTTTGTTGCAGTGTAGTTTTTGATAAGTTGAAATCATCAAAATGTCCATTAATGCGAAGTTATTTGACTAAATTATAGTTTGTGCATATGATACAatcattaaaatatgtttcatgGAATCATGTTTTCCCCTGGGGAGTGTTTAAGGTatagtaaaaaaaatcatattatgaaatattgtgtttttttgtgcaataaagttttattaaagtataaaggagatagagaaagcttctgacatagacatcagaagggggtagaaagagtacccccttgctagtgttagcaatggagttatatactctccagtgaatccaaagaaagtctggaggttgtaaagacctcaccagacctactcccataatttacattttaagataacagagttggctagaaggtttaatccaaagactgtcctcaggcaggatacattattgttgtataatcctaaggaatgtagaaaaaaaaagtaaaaaagtttgtcctttcttcctccttgaatattctagacctctctctccttggggatccctagacttcttatcaacctgcctaggaaataactctctcattccccccttttgaattatgttgccaagggaaaggggcgtcattttcattccataactacttcctgctgtttaGGGGCATAGcccctaaattgttgaggcaacaCATTCTCCTAACCCttatattgagggtctctgatccaggggccccaagtaatagttgttggaggaggctgtggcattcataggagcttggacaaccatttgtaacttgaAAGCCTTCATGCAACTAGAAACAAATCCAATTACACAGTTACAGATCCAGGGAGC is a window of Muntiacus reevesi chromosome 1, mMunRee1.1, whole genome shotgun sequence DNA encoding:
- the LOC136163548 gene encoding calcium-activated chloride channel regulator 1; translated protein: MVLCLTVILFLTLHLLPGMKSSMVNLINNGYDGIVIAINPSVPEDAKLIQNIKEMVTEASTYLFHATKRRVYFRNVSILIPMTWKSKSEYLMPKQESYDQAEVIVANPYLKHGNDPYTLQYGRCGEKGQYIHFTPDFLLNNNNLPIYGSRGRAFVHEWAHLRWGIFDEYNGDQPFYISRRNTIEATRCSTHITGTNVIFKKCQGGSCITRPCRRDSQTGLYEAKCTFIPEKSQTAKESIMFMQSLHSVTEFCTEKTHNTEAPNLQNRMCNGKSTWDVIMNSTDFQNTSPMTEMNPPTHPTFSLLKSKQRVVCLVLDKSGSMSSEDRLFRMNQAAELYLIQVIEKDSLVGMVTFDSVAEIRNNLTKITDDNVYKNITANLPQKASGGTSICRGLKAGFQAIIQSHQSTSGSEIILLTDGEDNEIHLCIEEVKQSGVIIHTIALGPSAAEELETLSDMTGGNQFYANKDINGLTNAFSRISSRSGSITQQTVQLESKALGITGKKWLNGTVPIDSTIGNDTFFVVTWTIQKPEILLQDPKGKKYKTSDFKEDNLNIHSARLRIPGIAETGTWTYSLLNNHASSQMLTVTVTTRARSPTTPPVTATAHMSRNTAHYPSPVIVYAQVSQGFLPVLGINVTAIIETEDGHEVTLELWDNGAGADTVKNDGIYSRYFTDYHGNGRYSLKVHAQARNNMARLSLRQPQNKALYIPGYIENGKIILNPPRPEVKDDLAKAEIEDFNRLTSGGSFTVSGAPPPGNHPSVLPPNKIIDLEAKFKEYHIQLSWTAPGNVLDKGKANSYIIRRSKSFVDLQEDFDNATLVNTSSLKPKEAGSVENFEFKPEPFRIENGTNFYIAVRAINEANLISEVSNIAQAIKFIPMPEDSVPALGTKISAISLAIFGLAMILSIF